Proteins encoded within one genomic window of Bacillus thuringiensis:
- the nagE gene encoding N-acetylglucosamine-specific PTS transporter subunit IIBC → MLQFLQRIGKALMLPIAVLPAAGLLLRLGQEDVFNIPVMAQAGAAIFDNLALIFAIGVAIGLSIDGSGAAGLAGAIGYLVLQNTTNALSKTYSAAELNDKLKSVQDLVGSVDPTKLADTMTKVSKAAALTPKINMAILGGIIAGVVAGLLYNKFHKIKLPEWLGFFAGKRFVPIITSIVMLLLGLVFGQIWPTIQSGIDSVAHGIVNLGSIGAGLFGLLNRLLIPIGLHHVMNTYFWFVLGDFTNAAGDIVHGDIARFFAKDPSAGMFMTGFFPIMMFGLPAACFAMIAAAKPEKRKMVTGMLGGLALTSFLTGITEPIEFSFMFLSPVLYGIHAVLTGLSLFITTTLGIHDGFSFSAGAIDYFLNFGIATKPLLLAGIGLIYAAIYFVVFYFLIKKFDLKTPGREDEEELAEGEEAPVAGSIGETYVAALGGKENLTVIDNCATRLRLQVKDAGQVNEAALKRAGAKGVMKLSNTSVQVIVGTNVESVADDMKKHV, encoded by the coding sequence ATGTTGCAGTTTCTACAACGTATTGGTAAAGCGTTAATGCTTCCAATCGCCGTACTACCAGCAGCAGGATTATTGCTTCGTTTAGGACAAGAAGACGTATTTAACATTCCTGTTATGGCACAGGCCGGTGCAGCAATTTTTGATAATTTAGCACTTATTTTTGCAATTGGTGTTGCAATCGGTTTGTCTATTGACGGTAGTGGAGCAGCGGGACTTGCCGGAGCAATCGGATATCTTGTTTTACAAAATACAACGAATGCTCTAAGTAAGACATATTCAGCAGCAGAGTTAAATGATAAATTAAAAAGTGTTCAAGATTTAGTCGGTTCAGTAGATCCAACTAAATTAGCAGATACAATGACAAAGGTTTCAAAAGCAGCGGCATTAACGCCGAAAATTAATATGGCCATACTCGGTGGTATTATTGCAGGGGTTGTTGCTGGTTTACTATACAACAAATTCCATAAGATTAAACTACCAGAATGGTTAGGATTCTTTGCTGGAAAACGTTTCGTACCAATCATTACTTCAATCGTAATGCTTCTTTTAGGATTAGTATTCGGTCAAATTTGGCCAACAATTCAAAGTGGTATTGATTCAGTAGCACATGGTATCGTGAACTTAGGTTCAATTGGTGCTGGTTTATTCGGATTATTAAACCGTTTATTAATTCCAATTGGTTTACACCACGTAATGAACACATACTTCTGGTTCGTACTTGGTGACTTTACAAATGCAGCTGGCGATATCGTTCATGGTGATATTGCACGCTTCTTTGCAAAAGATCCATCAGCAGGTATGTTTATGACTGGTTTCTTCCCAATTATGATGTTCGGTTTACCAGCAGCATGTTTCGCAATGATTGCAGCTGCTAAACCAGAAAAACGTAAAATGGTTACAGGTATGTTAGGTGGTCTAGCATTAACTTCATTCTTAACTGGTATTACAGAACCAATTGAATTCTCATTCATGTTCTTATCACCAGTATTATATGGAATTCATGCTGTATTAACAGGTCTGTCTCTATTCATTACAACAACACTTGGCATCCATGATGGTTTCTCATTTAGTGCCGGGGCAATCGATTACTTCTTAAACTTCGGTATTGCAACAAAACCATTGTTACTAGCAGGAATCGGTTTAATTTACGCAGCAATTTACTTTGTAGTATTCTACTTCTTAATTAAGAAGTTCGACCTAAAAACTCCTGGTCGTGAAGACGAAGAGGAATTAGCTGAAGGCGAAGAAGCACCAGTTGCAGGCTCAATTGGTGAAACTTACGTAGCAGCTTTAGGTGGAAAAGAAAACTTAACAGTTATTGATAACTGTGCAACACGTCTACGCTTACAAGTGAAAGATGCTGGTCAAGTAAACGAAGCAGCATTAAAACGTGCTGGTGCAAAAGGTGTTATGAAATTAAGTAACACGAGTGTCCAAGTTATCGTAGGTACAAATGTTGAATCTGTTGCCGATGATATGAAAAAACACGTATAA